The Anopheles moucheti chromosome 3, idAnoMoucSN_F20_07, whole genome shotgun sequence genome contains the following window.
aaaattattttagGCTGCCAAAAGAAGTTTAtcacaaatttaaaatatagcACTGCTAATTAATAATTTCAGTAATGATCGCTACTGAGGAAGAAATGGAGGCTGCAAAGTTACCCCTTGAAGCCAGAGATTACTGTGCCCACAAATTGATAGAGTACCGTGCATGCCGAACTAGTGTATGGCCATGGGCGTACAAATGCGCCCACGAAAAGCACGAATATCTTAACTGCGAATACGATGAGTACGTGCGATCCTGTTGTGTAGTGTGTTGCAATTTATTCGGtcaaatatatttttcttcctttttagCTACATTCTCCGGCTGAAAGAATACGAACGTGAGAAGAGATTGCTTCAACGGAAATTGAAAATCGAAAAGAAACAGGCCCAAGAGCTGCACGCATAATGAGCTCCAAAGCAGTGTATCTTTTTTCAGTCCAGCGAAACTTTTAGCTCGGCACACTTTGTTTGTGGTACGATACGCGTGAAAACGCAGCAGGTGGATACAGAGATAATAGAGAAGTCCATAATTGAATCGAAAGTCTTATTGcacattatttaaattgtcCGGTTCGGCCCAGTGGTGTATTGGTGTGgcgctggtcttcacacgacaggaacGATCGAAAATCCCATCCCCGTACGCAGGAATAACTATCCAGCTATGGATAAACAAAATCCAGGAAAAGCCAGAAATTATAGGCTTAGTCCTGTAAAGGTTGTTGTGCTGATAAAGAAGAATTTCAGTCATTCGAACAAGCGCTCTCGTGAAAAAACGTGCATCGGTTTATTAGAAATttctattaataatttttccaCGGAACTTCATCCTAACTGTATCGTTAAGTCCTTCCCGATTTCTCGCTACCTCGATCGCCCAGAATTGAATTCTTACTACCAGGATCGCGTTTTCTGGTCGGAACTCTTCTTCTGCGTCGGCACGCAGCAAAGTGCCGTAGCTGAAATCTTCCAGTCGATTAAACTTTTCCACATAAGCTCTCCATTTAGTTTTTGCATCAGAATTCTTCAGTTGGTTTTCGTTCACCACTCGCACATCCATGTCCGGAAACATGCGACGGAACTGCCCGTATATTTCATCGTCGTACGGTGTTAGTCGAAGTAAGCGTGGATCCACACTACACAGAAGATTGAAATGTACCTCCGCATGATCGACCGCCTTTACAGCCCATAGTTCTTCCACGGTTCCATCATTAACGAATTCTTCCGCCGGTCTCGAGAGGATGTCCATTATGACGATGATTAactataaatataaaacaaatgtatttttttctggaCGACTTgcccaaaacaacacaacgacGATCGACCTCGTTGTTGTTTAAATGACATTTTCCAAACTTCAAGTTGACGCACAGCCAGAAGGCGTCACCAACGTCAAATTAGGCGTCAAGATAGGCGATTTTGCAAAGTCAACAAAAGGACATCGTTATGGTTCAGAGAAACTTAGATGATTAGTGGCTTTAAAATGGGTACCGAGCTACAGCACTACTATTTGGAATTGtctccgaatccgatccgcTTCGACGGGACAGGGCTACTGACAAACGTGTTCTTTGACGATGCCAAACAACAGGTAGGTGTATACTTGCTAGCTTGTTTTCCAAGCGATTGATACAGTATATTTCGCTTCGCGGTAAGGTCATAGCGGTCCGCTCTGGTGGAGCCACGGGAATCGTTGTTAAAGGTGCAAGAGATGGCGAGCATTTTGTGTTCTGCATGGACCTACACTCGACCGACACACCCGATACGCAAATCCGATCGATAAAGTTTTCCGTCGACAATCAGGTGCTGGCAGTGCAACGTAGTGAGACATCGGTGGAATTTATCAACTTTCTGCCAAACCATCGACCCAACCTGCA
Protein-coding sequences here:
- the LOC128306025 gene encoding NADH dehydrogenase [ubiquinone] 1 beta subcomplex subunit 7, with the protein product MGNYVSLYLTNPKGTPLPLTEPSFDPNLGFPNGRKERVMIATEEEMEAAKLPLEARDYCAHKLIEYRACRTSVWPWAYKCAHEKHEYLNCEYDDYILRLKEYEREKRLLQRKLKIEKKQAQELHA
- the LOC128306024 gene encoding protein PBDC1, with the translated sequence MDILSRPAEEFVNDGTVEELWAVKAVDHAEVHFNLLCSVDPRLLRLTPYDDEIYGQFRRMFPDMDVRVVNENQLKNSDAKTKWRAYVEKFNRLEDFSYGTLLRADAEEEFRPENAILVVRIQFWAIEVARNREGLNDTVRMKFRGKIINRNF